In Denticeps clupeoides chromosome 1, fDenClu1.1, whole genome shotgun sequence, a single window of DNA contains:
- the LOC114796457 gene encoding titin isoform X3 translates to MQMESRRKSQRSSFMDSLSSRSQWIIVLGLLITWSMAGIFMFDFINFKEEPDTQEDPIAAINDALESISEYMDKGLDVLSDPLGLVPESGEIVESAVDGLADLAGSASGLLLDSEGSVYGVRFLKSGGALIEDVRTGMQDAVLYLFHIFEGVLNAVTSFPVGILTQTLDGVKCILNLIANCIPSMPASREGSSYGVGALKSGGALMEDARIGLKNAVLYIFDVFQGLLNAAASFPFDGVTWIVNLIANCIPSMPAGHEGGFYGEVVLQSGGALVEDVRTGVKNVVLYLFNVFEGVLDAVIFIPDLLVTQTMHGVKYITNIVVYCVTSIPIDHAGWIPESIKPMNAITYATEGITNLNKNVFGSLSNMFKSDEGYIPEMSFDPMKVVTDAVEEITDKRNMFLAYLSTMLMQEKEDALQMKRKKGEFFPPLETVTEIMDRKEDDVLLEKIFKATSTKLEDHRRGRAMDDLQEEHEQKQEDSGKLDLKEEEDLDHMGEYQQEDRDEKNNKDASDYYNVSEPENLDDAVEKNVEGLVFLMKPITDVPDLERDSEAADEYEDKKSPESVIPEIEEFKEFETIPDDDEEMISGDTEETGKQARSDITEEEDDDDDDDDDDDKVPAEQAHSDITVSDFEGEIEMKVTDDDDLDSEDTEEKTSNVADDHIIEGEDDGEDLTEKTTAASKLAETTDDYNNDDAEDYRGGDEDNKDKDDYLEIEDAEETTAHDESVSEIDNKKDHVTESEDDVKDLIGPFTEAPKLADNEDDLEREDEEGKITSDLALAEIDNKHDHMTESEDDLIEPPTAAASLTDNHNVHDDDDAEEKIKSDVVVTEMDDKDDPLTVSEADSEDLIDPPAEAPSLTENCDVNYGDVHDDDDDLDSDDAEEKIKSDGGLAEDLVEPQTESPKMAEASDADEEDDLQSEDAEDKIKAEIRNKDDHMTESEDDSEDHTEPTTAAPSLAEVSDNQNDDEDDNDFDSDGSEMTEPLETMDTDVSAEQTKPEDILLKPDSSANGDDQNNNNNDRRKEKSKMKKQLPGKTRQSNITSDVLTEQEDLDSLPQDLYGVLEQEKAYKEQKTKEEVYKVIQELRAAEDEEDEEQMAITEETEKNAEEKTSDRMKRKAKLQMNMTSDDLEPKEKLEKPEKLKKKPSVETHVIKKKSQKEVEAQRERAKPAKKEAEVLKEKVKPAKTERKVAKKAEQAKKAAPKVSTEKAKISPERKEAEDLKRKVKPAPAIKEVPQEKVKLAPEEAEVTKEKVKPLKKDFAASKEKAKPKKDVEAQTERAKPGKDAEVPKEKAKAKEARQVAKEKPAAQIKEPQVPQKKPITPEKEPAEKAKARPTKKESELPKEKAKAPAEVKEVPKEKVKPTPPIKKPKILKKDLKPITKEPKIPKEESKPIKKEPKIPKEEPKPIKEEPEIPKEESKPTKKVPEKAKSAPAIKEPEMPKEKEKPTLTVKKAEVTKEKAKSTRAAKQAEVPKEKARPTPGVKKPEEETHPEKKEIQKEEPKSSKKEPKILKEEPKPIKKEPKILKELKPIKKVPKIPKEGSKPIKKELKMPKEEPKPIKEEPEIPKEEPKPTKKEPEISKEESKPIKTEPKVPKEETPPSKKDPKILKEETQPMKKAPELSKEEPKHIKKEHKVLKEEPSPITKEPKIPKEEPKPKKESKIPKAKPRPTMKEPDISKEESKPIKTEPKSPKKELKPIKKEPKIPKEELKPIKKEPKVKKENTQPIKKEPKIPKVKAKPIMKEPKVPKEEIQLIKKEAKIPEEEPKPIKKEPKVPKEETKPIKKEPKVKKEDTQSITKAEPKIPKEEPEPIKKEPKVPKEDTQPIKKEPKIPVEEPKPIKKEPKVPKEDTHPIKKEPKIPVEEPKPIKKEPKVPKEDTQPIKKEPKIPVEEPKSIKKEPKIPVEEPKSIKKEPKVPKEETKPIKKEPKIPEEEPKSIKKEPKVPKEETKPIKKEPKTPKVEAKPIKKEPKIPEEEPKSIKKEPKIPVEEPKSIKKEPKVPKEETKPIKKEPKIPEEEPKPIKKEPKIPKEEPKPIKKEPKVPKEDTQPIKKEPKIPEEEPKPIKKEPKVPKEETKPIKKEPKTPKVEAKPIKKESKIPEEEPKSIKKEPKIPEEEPKSIKKEPKIPEEESKSIKKEPKVPKEDTQPIKKEPKIPKEEPKPIKKEPKVPKEETKPIKKEPKTPKVEAKPIKKEPKIPEEEPKSIKKELDILKEEPKKAEAEVAKGKVKSTPAVKKPEVPKEKPEPIKKEAEMPKEKLKATPTIKKAEVQKEEKKLMKKEPEVPNEKVLHTTATQVEPVLKEKVKPPRKDVELAKAKAKPAPPLKAEAGIPKDKAKPKKAAEKDKEKPEPTPSPKELGVKKEKVPAAPTAKKPDVPKTEAKQPKKAPGAVLKERLKLTRGKADIHLKAELEGLKNLTKPIPKKEHIVKERKKLVEKATPEAPKEVKPVPETEEPEVSQETTAPLEKVVHIESVTPVDVTEPAPTKPGEPPLLEEFGAEEDDLPYFQCFFVDEDDTHYPFFPFSPIQM, encoded by the exons ATGCAGATGGAGTCTCGTCGCAAGAGCCAGCGCAGCAGCTTCATGGATTCCCTTAGCAGCCGCAGCCAATGGATCATCGTCCTCGGCCTCCTCATCACCTGGTCCATGGCTGGCATATTTATGTTCGACTTCATCAATTTCAAGGAAGAACCGG acacacaggagGATCCCATAGCCGCTATAAACGATGCGTTGGAGAGCATCTCGGAATATATGGATAAAGGCCTGGACGTTTTGAGTGACCCGCTGG GTTTAGTACCTGAATCGGGTGAGATAGTCGAGTCTGCTGTTGATGGACTCGCTGATTTAGCAGGCTCGGCATCAGGACTGCTGCTGGACAGTGAAG gGAGCGTGTACGGAGTGCGTTTCTTGAAATCAGGTGGTGCTCTAATCGAAGATGTAAGAACTGGAATGCAGGATGCGGTGCTGTATTTATTCCACATCTTTGAAG GAGTGCTGAATGCAGTGACCTCCTTCCCAGTAGGAATTTTGACTCAAACACTTGATGGAGTTAAATGCATACTGAACTTGATCGCAAACTGTATTCCAAGCATGCCAGCTAGCCGTGAAG GGAGTTCTTATGGAGTGGGCGCCCTGAAATCTGGTGGTGCACTAATGGAAGATGCAAGAATTGGGCTGAAGAACGCAGTCCTGTATATATTCGACGTCTTTCAAG GCCTCCTCAATGCAGCGGCCTCCTTCCCGTTTGATGGAGTAACATGGATAGTGAACTTGATTGCAAACTGTATTCCAAGCATGCCAGCTGGCCACGAAG gggGTTTTTATGGAGAGGTTGTCCTGCAATCTGGAGGTGCACTCGTGGAAGATGTGAGAACTGGAGTGAAGAATGTGGTTCTGTATTTATTCAACGTCTTCGAAG GAGTGCTGGATGCAGTTATCTTCATCCCGGATCTGCTTGTGACTCAAACAATGCATGGAGTGAAATACATAACAAACATTGTGGTATATTGCGTCACAAGCATACCCATTGACCATGCAG GTTGGATTCCCGAAAGCATTAAACCAATGAACGCCATTACTTACGCAACAGAAGGAATCACTAACCTAAACAAGAATGTCTTTGGCTCGTTGTCTAACATGTTCAAGAGTGATGAAG GTTACATTCCGGAAATGAGCTTTGACCCCATGAAAGTTGTCACTGATGCAGTAGAAGAAATTACTGACAAAAGGAACATGTTCTTGGCATATTTGTCAACTATGCTGATGCAAGAAAAGG aaGATGCACTacagatgaaaagaaagaaag GAGAATTTTTCCCTCCACTAGAAACAG TTACAGAGATCATGGACAGAAAAGAAGATGATGTTCTGCTGGAGAAGATCTTTAAGGCCACTAGTACAAAGCTAGAAGATCACAGGAGAGGAAGAGCCATGGATGACCTCCAAGAAGAGCATGAGCAAAAACAGGAAGATTCTGGTAAATTGGAtttgaaagaggaagaagatcTAGATCACATGGGAGAATATCAACAGGAGGACAGGGATGAGAAAAACAACAAGGATGCTTCTGATTATTATAATGTTTCCGAACCTGAAAATCTTGATGATGCTGTTGAAAAAAATGTTGAGGGTCTTGTGTTTTTGATGAAACCCATCACAGACGTTCCAGATTTGGAAAGGGATTCTGAAGCAGCAGATGAATATGAGGATAAGAAGAGTCCAGAGTCTGTCATTCCTGAAATAgaagaatttaaagaatttgaAACAATTCCAGATGACGATGAAGAAATGATCAGTGGGGATACAGAGGAGACAGGAAAACAGGCAAGATCTGACataacagaagaagaagatgatgatgatgatgatgatgatgatgatgataaggTCCCAGCAGAACAGGCACATTCTGATATAACCGTGTCTGACTTTGAAGGTGAAATAGAGATGAAGGTCACTGATGACGATGATTTAGACAGTGAGGATACAGAGGAAAAAACATCCAATGTAGCTGACGATCATATTATTGAAGGTGAAGATGACGGTGAAGACCTGACAGAAAAAACCACAGCAGCCAGTAAATTGGCTGAGACCACTGACGATTACAACAACGATGATGCTGAAGATTACAGGGGAGGTGATGAAGATAACAAAGATAAGGATGATTATTTGGAGATCGAGGATGCAGAGGAAACAACAGCACATGATGAATCTGTTTCTGAAATAGATAACAAAAAGGATCATGTCACTGAAAGTGAAGATGACGTTAAAGACCTGATAGGACCATTCACAGAAGCACCTAAACTGGCTGATAATGAAGATGATTTAGAGCGTGAGGATGAAGAAGGAAAAATAACATCTGATCTAGCTCTAGCTGAAATAGATAACAAACATGACCACATGACTGAAAGTGAAGATGACCTGATAGAACcacccacagcagcagcatcactgACAGATAACCACAAtgttcatgatgatgatgatgcagaagaaaaaattaaatctgaTGTAGTTGTAACTGAAATGGATGACAAAGATGATCCTCTGACTGTAAGTGAAGCTGACAGTGAAGATCTAATAGATCCACCTGCAGAAGCACCATCATTGACTGAGAACTGTGATGTTAATTATGGTGAtgttcatgatgatgatgatgatttggATAGTGATGatgcagaagaaaaaataaaatctgatggAGGTCTAGCTGAAGACCTTGTAGAACCACAAACAGAATCACCTAAAATGGCTGAGGCCAGTGATGCTGATGAGGAAGATGATTTACAGAGCGAGGATGCAGAAGACAAAATAAAAGCTGAAATACGTAATAAAGATGACCACATGACTGAAAGTGAAGATGATAGTGAAGACCATACAGAACCAACTACAGCAGCACCATCACTGGCTGAGGTCAGTGATAATCaaaatgatgatgaagatgataaTGATTTTGACAGTGATGGTTCAGAGATGACAGAACCGCTGGAGACAATGGATACAGATGTATCAGCTGAACAAACCAAACCTGAGGACATACTTTTGAAGCCTGACAGTTCTGCCAATGGTGATgaccaaaacaacaacaacaacgacagAAGGAAGGAAAAATCCAAAATGAAGAAGCAGTTGCCGGGGAAGACAAGGCAATCAAACATCACGTCCGATGTTCTCACAGAGCAAGAAGATCTGGACTCTTTGCCACAGGACTTATACGGAG TTCTTGAACAAGAAAAAGCATATaaagagcaaaaaacaaaagaagaagtgTATAAGGTCATCCAAG AGTTGAGAGCCGcagaggatgaagaggatgaagaacAGATGGCCATAACTgaggaaacagaaaaaaatgctgaagaAAAAACATCCGACAGAATGAAACGCAAAGCCAAGCTTCAGATGAACATGACTTCAGATGACCTGGAGCCCAAAG AGAAACTGGAGAAGCCCGAGAAGCTGAAGAAGAAACCCAGTGTTGAGACTCATGTGATAAAAAAGAAGTCCCAGAAAG AGGTGGAAGCTCAAAGGGAAAGAGCCAAACCAGCAAAGAAAG AAGCTGAGGTCCTGAAAGAGAAAGTCAAACCAGCCAAGACAG AACGTAAAGTTGCAAAGAAAGCTGAACAAGCAAAGAAAG CAGCACCTAAAGTTTCCACAGAAAAAGCCAAAATATCACCAGAGAGAAAAG AAGCTGAGGATCTGAAGAGGAAAGTCAAACCAGCTCCAGCAATTAAGG AAGTGCCACAAGAAAAAGTCAAGCTTGCACCTGAAGAGGCCGAAG TTACAAAGGAGAAGGTCAAACCACTGAAGAAAg aCTTTGCTGCTTCAAAGGAAAAAGCCAAACCAAAGAAAG ATGTGGAAGCTCAGACAGAGAGGGCCAAACCAGGAAAGG ATGCTGAAGTCCCAAAAGAAAAAGCTAAAGCAAAGGAGG CAAGACAAGTGGCAAAAGAAAAACCAGCAGCACAAATAAAAG AGCCTCAGGTTCCACAGAAGAAACCCATAACTCCTGAGAAAG AACCAGCTGAAAAGGCCAAAGCTCgaccaacaaaaaaag AATCTGAATTACCAAAAGAAAAGGCCAAGGCTCCAGCTGAAGTAAAAG AAGTtccaaaagaaaaagtgaaaccTACTCCACCAATTAAAA AACCAAAGATTCTGAAGAAGGACCTCAAACCTATAACGAAAG AACCCAAGATTCCAAAGGAGGAATCCAAACCTATAAAGAaag AACCTAAGATTCCAAAGGAGGAACCCAAACCAATAAAGGAAG AACCAGAGATTCCAAAGGAGGAATCTAAACCTACAAAGAAAG TGCCAGAAAAGGCCAAGTCTGCCCCAGCAATAAAAG AACCAGAAAtgccaaaagaaaaagagaagccCACTCTAACAGTTAAAA AAGCAGAAGtgacaaaagaaaaagccaAGTCTACTCGAGCTGCTAAAC AAGCAGAAGTGCCGAAAGAAAAGGCCAGGCCTACTCCAGGGGTTAAAA AACCAGAGGAGGAAACCCATCCTGAAAAGAAAG AAATTCAGAAAGAGGAACCCAAATCTTCAAAGAAAG AACCCAAGATCCTGAAAGAGGAACCCAAACCTATTAAGAAAG AACCAAAGATTCTGAAGGAGCTCAAACCTATAAAGAAAG TACCCAAGATTCCTAAGGAGGGATCCAAACCTATAAAGAAAG AACTTAAAATGCCAAAAGAAGAACCCAAACCAATAAAGGAAG AACCAGAGATTCCAAAGGAGGAACCTAAACCTACAAAGAAAG AACCAGAGATTTCAAAGGAGGAATCCAAACCTATAAAGACAG AACCCAAGGTTCCAAAGGAGGAAACCCCACCTTCAAAGAAAG ACCCCAAGATTCTGAAAGAGGAAACCCAACCTATGAAGAAAG CTCCTGAGCTTTCAAAGGAGGAGCCCAAACATATTAAGAAAG AACACAAGGTTCTGAAAGAGGAACCCTCACCTATAACGAAAG AACCCAAGATTCCGAAGGAGGAACCCAAACCCAAGAAAG AATCAAAGATTCCAAAGGCAAAACCTAGACCTACAATGAAAG AACCAGATATTTCAAAGGAGGAATCCAAACCAATAAAGACAG AACCTAAAAGTCCAAAGAAGGAACTCAAACCAATCAAGAAAG AACCTAAGATTCCAAAGGAGGAACTCAAACCAATCAAGAAAG AACCCAAGGTTAAAAAAGAGAACACCCAACCTATTAAGAAAG AACCCAAAATCCCAAAGGTGAAAGCCAAACCTATAATGAAAG AACCCAAGGTTCCAAAGGAAGAAATACAACTTATAAAGAAAG AAGCCAAGATTCCAGAGGAGGAGCCCAAACCTATAAAGAAAG AACCCAAGGTTCCAAAGGAAGAAACCAAACCCATAAAAAAAG AACCCAAGGTTAAAAAAGAGGACACCCAATCTATTACGAAAG CAGAACCCAAGATTCCAAAGGAGGAGCCCGAACCTATAAAGAAAG AACCCAAGGTTCCAAAGGAAGACACCCAACCTATAAAGAAAG AACCCAAGATTCCAGTGGAGGAGCCCAAACCTATAAAGAAAG AACCCAAGGTTCCAAAGGAAGACACCCATCCTATAAAGAAAG AACCCAAGATTCCAGTGGAGGAGCCCAAACCTATAAAGAAAG AACCCAAGGTTCCAAAGGAAGACACCCAACCTATAAAGAAAG AACCCAAGATTCCAGTGGAGGAGCCCAAATCTATAAAGAAAG AACCCAAGATTCCAGTGGAGGAGCCCAAATCTATAAAGAAAG AACCCAAGGTTCCAAAGGAAGAAACCAAACCCATAAAGAAAG AACCCAAGATTCCAGAGGAGGAGCCCAAATCTATAAAGAAAG AACCCAAGGTTCCAAAGGAAGAAACCAAACCTATCAAGAAAG AACCCAAGACTCCAAAGGTGGAAGCCAAACCTATAAAGAAAG AACCCAAGATTCCAGAGGAGGAGCCCAAATCTATAAAGAAAG AACCCAAGATTCCAGTGGAGGAGCCCAAATCTATAAAGAAAG AACCCAAGGTTCCAAAGGAAGAAACCAAACCTATAAAGAAAG AACCCAAGATTCCAGAGGAGGAGCCCAAACCTATAAAGAAAG AACCCAAGATTCCAAAGGAGGAGCCCAAACCTATAAAGAAAG AACCCAAGGTTCCAAAGGAAGACACCCAACCTATAAAGAAAG AACCCAAGATTCCAGAGGAGGAGCCCAAACCTATAAAGAAAG AACCCAAGGTTCCAAAGGAAGAAACCAAACCTATAAAGAAAG AACCCAAGACTCCAAAGGTGGAAGCCAAACCTATAAAGAAAG AATCCAAGATTCCAGAGGAGGAGCCCAAATCTATAAAGAAAG AACCCAAGATTCCAGAGGAGGAGCCCAAATCTATAAAGAAAG AACCCAAGATTCCAGAGGAGGAGTCCAAATCTATAAAGAAAG AACCCAAGGTTCCAAAGGAAGACACCCAACCTATAAAGAAAG AACCCAAGATTCCAAAGGAGGAGCCCAAACCTATAAAGAAAG AACCCAAGGTTCCAAAGGAAGAAACCAAACCTATCAAGAAAG AACCCAAGACTCCAAAGGTGGAAGCCAAACCTATAAAGAAAG AACCCAAGATTCCAGAGGAGGAGCCCAAATCTATAAAGAAAG AACTAGATATTCTAAAGGAGGAACCCAAGAAAG CAGAGGCAGAAGTAGCAAAAGGCAAAGTCAAGTCCACTCCTGCAGTTAAAA AGCCTGAGGTTCCTAAGGAGAAACCTGAACCAATAAAGAAAG aAGCAGAAATGCCAAAAGAGAAACTCAAAGCCACTCCAACAATAAAAA AAGCTGAGGTtcaaaaggaggagaagaaactaATGAAGAAAg AACCAGAGGTGCCTAATGAAAAAGTATTACACACCACGGCAACACAAG TAGAGCCTGTTCTAAAGGAGAAAGTCAAGCCACCAAGGAAAG ATGTTGAATTGGCAAAAGCAAAAGCCAAACCGGCTCCACCATTAAAAG CAGAAGCTGGCATTCCAAAGGACAAAGCTAAACCTAAAAAAG CTGCTGAGAAGGACAAAGAAAAGCCAGAGCCCACTCCATCACCAAAGG AATTAGGTGTGAAGAAGGAAAAAGTCCCAGCTGCACCAACAGCAAAAA AGCCAGATGTTCCCAAGACTGAAGCCAAACAACCAAAGAAAG CACCAGGAGCGGTTTTGAAAGAAAGACTGAAACTGACAAGAGGTAAAGCAGACATTCACCTCAAAGCAG AGCTTGAAGGTCTGAAAAATCTTACAAAGCCTATTCCAAAGAAAG AACACATTGTAAAGGAAAGGAAGAAGCTGGTGGAGAAAG CAACTCCAGAGGCACCAAAAGAAGTGAAACCTGTGCCAGAGACAGAAG AGCCTGAAGTTTCACAGGAGACCACTGCACCTCTGGAGAAAG TTGTTCATATAGAATCTGTAACACCAGTGGACGTCACAGAACCAGCGCCTACAAAACCAG GTGAACCACCGCTGTTGGAGGAGTTTGGTGCAGAAGAAG atgacctGCCCTACTTCCAGTGCTTCTTTGTGGATGAAGATGACACCCACTATCCTTTCTTCCCTTTCTCACCGATCCAAATGTGA